DNA from Paraburkholderia sp. ZP32-5:
GGTCGAGCCGGATTCGGTCAGCGAAAGACGGCGCGTGGTGCGATTGAGCAGCCGCGTGCCGAGGCGCGCTTCCAGATCCGCCACATGGCGCGTGACCACCGCGGTGGACAGATCCAGCGCACCCGCGGCACCGACGAAACTGCCGAGGTCCGCCACCTTGACGAACACGCGCATCGACTGCAGTTGATTCATGGGACGACTCCTGCGTCGGTAAAGCCGGGCCGGCGCAACCTTGCCGCCTGTCGACCCGTGCTGCAACGACGCGCGCGGGTTTGCCCAACGAAGCCGATTGTATCGACGCGACATGTCCCAATACTGACCTGCAAATGACATTCCGGTCAGGTTTGACGCGGTGTGTCTGACGCACCACTATTTCGACGTCTATTGTGGGTATTAGCTAGGTATAAACCCTAGGAAACTGGTAACATAGCGGCCAAAGGAAATCACCGCTATGACACATCGTTTTCAAATTCTGGAAAAAGTCGCCTTCTCGCTGGTTTGCTGGTCCGCCGCGGCCAGTTCGGCTTACATCGGTTACGAACGCTGCCCCGACATCAAGGTCGCGCTGCACGCCGGAGAGAAAATCCTGAGCGATGGCGGCCAATACGCATTCGCCTGCACGGCACCCGCTGTCGATGTTTGCGCGCAATTGCCGACCGACTGATTCTTATATTTCTCGTCGTCTATGATTCACCTCGCGCGGTCCCGAAGGATCGCGCGTTTGCGCATTCGCGCACGCGCGGCGCCTGACGCTCACGCATTGCGCCCAAACACCACGCGCGCGAAAAATCCCGCCAGCACCGTCTCCGCCATTTCAGTCGGCACATTCTGCGGATCGACCGTGTAGAAAAACTGCACGCCGTCGCACAACCCCATCAGACCGATCGCCAGTTGCTCGGCCGGCATCGGCATCGGCGTGCCGACCCGCTCCGAAAATTCCCGTACATACGCGCTCAGCTGCTCGACCTTCTCGTGCATGAAGGCGTTGAAACGCAGCCGGAAGCGACCGTCGCGCACCGCGAGCAGCCTCGCCTCGATCCACAGCAGGAAGCACCTGTTCTCGCGATGAATCGTGCTGTAGTAGTGGAGCACGCGCGCTTCCATCTCCTCACGTGACGCCGCGCTCTCGAAGATAGCGTGCAGGCCCGCCTGCATCGTTTCGTGATCGCGACGCAGCAGCTCCAGAAACAGTTCGCTCTTGCTACGGAAGTTCGAATAGAACGCGCCGCGCGTATAGCCGGCGGCCTCGGCGATATCCTCGACGCTCGTCGCGACGAAACCTTTCTTGATGAAAGTCGTCTGTGCAGCATCGAGCAGACGCTCGCGCGTCTGATCCTTACTTTGCTCTCTGGTCAATCTTTGCCGTTTCATGGGCGCCAGTCTAGCATCGAAAAGAATCCGAATTCACGCATACATTCAAATACAGCCGTGTATTAGAATGCACTGCATCATTCCAAGCCATACCTGTATGCCAATTGCATGAGCTGACATACAGCTCCTCATGGGCGGGCCGCCGCGGCTTGCCGTGTTCGTTCGCTGTCTCCAGTTGGGGTATTTGTGAAGCGTTCCGGTTCTCCCGCATCGTCAGCGATGCATCAGCAGTCTCCCCCTCATCTGCAACGCGGTCTGTCTGGCCTCCTCGGCGCGCTCGCGCTGGCTGGCGCGCTGTCGCTCGTGGCCTGCTCGAAGAAGGAGGCCGTGGCGCCCGCGCCGCGGCCGGTGGTCGCCGTCGCGGTGCACGCGGACGGTCAGGCGCTGCAGGCGGCATCGCTGCCCGGCGAAGTGCAGTCGCGCTATGCGACGCCGCTGTCGTTCCGCGTCGGCGGCAAGATCATCGAGCGGCGCGTGCGGCTCGGCGATACGGTGAAGAGCGGCGAAGTCGTCGCGCTGCTCGATCCGGCCGATGCGCAGAAGAACGCCGCGAGCGCGCAGGCGCAGCTCGACGCCGCGCAGCACAGCCTCGTCTACGCGCAGCAGCAGCTCGACCGCGACAAGGCCCAGGCGAAAGAAAACCTGATTGCGCCGGCTCAGCTCGAACAGACCACCAATGCGTATGCATCCGCGCTCGCGCAACGCGATCAGGCCCAGCAACAGTTGGCGCTCGCGAGGAACCAGCTCCAGTACACGACACTCGTCGCCGGTCATGCGGGCGTCATCACCGCGGAGCAGGCCGACACCGGGCAGAACGTGTCCGCCGGCCAGGCCGTCTACAACCTCGCGTGGAGCGGCGACGTCGACGTGCTGTGCGACGTGCCCGAAAGCGCGCTTGCTGCATTCGCGGTCGGCCAGAACGCGAACGTGACGCTCGCCGCGCTGCCGAACCGCAAGTTCAACGCGCGGGTGCGCGAGCTGTCGCCGGCCGCCGATCCGCAAAGCCGCACCTGGCGCGCGCGCCTGACGCTCGAGAACCCCGGCTCCGACGTGCGCCTCGGCATGACAGCCGATGTCACGCCGGCCGTGTCGCTCGCTGCATCGGCACAGCATGGCGTGTTCACGCTACCCGTCACCGCGCTGTTCCACGAAGGCCGCGAGCCCGCCGTATGGGTCGTGCGCGCGGCGGACAGCACGCTCGAACTGCGCCGCGTGACGGTCACGCGTTATGACGAGCGCACGATCGTCGTGAGCGACGGTTTGAAAGATGGCGACAGCGTCGTGCTGCAAGGCGTGCATACGGTGAGCGCCGGCGAGAAAGTCCGCGCGATCGCGCCGCTGCATCCCGAGGACTTCGCTTCATGAGCACGCCCTCCGAAGAATCACGTTTCAATCTGTCTGCGTGGGCGCTGCGTCATCAGGCGCTGGTCGTGTTCCTGATCGCGCTCGCCACGGCGTTCGGCATCCTCGCCTACACGCGGCTCGCGCAGTCCGAAGACCCGCCCTTCACGTTTCGCGTAATGGTGATCCGCACCTTCTGGCCCGGCGCCACCGCGCGCCAGGTGCAGGAGCAGGTGACCGACCGCATCGGCCGCAAGCTGCAGGAAACGCCGTATATCGATTTCGTGCGCAGCTACTCGCGCCCCGGCGAATCGCTGATCTTTTTTACGATGAAAGATTCGGCGCCGGTCAGCGAGGTGCCCGAAACCTGGTATCAGGTGCGCAAAAAAGTCGGCGATATCGCGACGACATTGCCGTCGGGCATTCAGGGCCCGTTCTTCAACGACGAATTCGGCGACGTCTACACCAATATCTACACGCTCGAAGGCGATGGCTTTTCCGCCGCGCAACTGCACGACTACGCGGACCAGTTGCGCACGGTGCTGCTGCGGGTTCCGGGCGTCGCCAAGGTCGATTACTTCGGCGACCCCGATCAGCACATCTATATCGAGATCGCCAACACGCAGTTGACGCGGCTCGGCATCTCGCCGCAACAGCTCGGTCAGGCGATCAACGGGCAGAACGCAATCGCCGCCGCGGGCACGCTGACCACCACCGACGACCGCGTGTTCGTGCGCCCGAGCGGTCAGTTCAACGACGTCAACGCGCTCGCTGACATGCTGATCCGCATCAACAACCGCACATTCCGTCTCGGCGACATCGCAACGATCAAGCGCGGCTACGACGACCCGGTCGTCACGCAGATGCGCTTCGAAGGCAAGCCGGTGCTCGGCATCGGCGTGACGATGCAGCCCGGCGGCGACGTGATCCGCCTCGGCAAGGCGCTTGATCAGCAGATGACGCAATTGCGCGCGGCGCTG
Protein-coding regions in this window:
- a CDS encoding TetR/AcrR family transcriptional regulator — encoded protein: MKRQRLTREQSKDQTRERLLDAAQTTFIKKGFVATSVEDIAEAAGYTRGAFYSNFRSKSELFLELLRRDHETMQAGLHAIFESAASREEMEARVLHYYSTIHRENRCFLLWIEARLLAVRDGRFRLRFNAFMHEKVEQLSAYVREFSERVGTPMPMPAEQLAIGLMGLCDGVQFFYTVDPQNVPTEMAETVLAGFFARVVFGRNA
- a CDS encoding efflux RND transporter periplasmic adaptor subunit, encoding MHQQSPPHLQRGLSGLLGALALAGALSLVACSKKEAVAPAPRPVVAVAVHADGQALQAASLPGEVQSRYATPLSFRVGGKIIERRVRLGDTVKSGEVVALLDPADAQKNAASAQAQLDAAQHSLVYAQQQLDRDKAQAKENLIAPAQLEQTTNAYASALAQRDQAQQQLALARNQLQYTTLVAGHAGVITAEQADTGQNVSAGQAVYNLAWSGDVDVLCDVPESALAAFAVGQNANVTLAALPNRKFNARVRELSPAADPQSRTWRARLTLENPGSDVRLGMTADVTPAVSLAASAQHGVFTLPVTALFHEGREPAVWVVRAADSTLELRRVTVTRYDERTIVVSDGLKDGDSVVLQGVHTVSAGEKVRAIAPLHPEDFAS